Proteins from one Cicer arietinum cultivar CDC Frontier isolate Library 1 chromosome 3, Cicar.CDCFrontier_v2.0, whole genome shotgun sequence genomic window:
- the LOC101515310 gene encoding zinc finger CCCH domain-containing protein 30, giving the protein MCCELEGLKPAPSPSLSPILTRTSQLSNHTMNHLTVGTEDSFASLLELAANNDVEGFKRLIEYDPSSVDEVGLWYGRRKGSKKMVNEQRTPLMVAATYGSIDIMKMIISLSDVHINRPCGLDKSTALXXXXXXXAENAVVAVKLLLAAGADPNAVDANGHRPLDVIVFPPKLEFVKNSLEELLQTDDPSAGCNLRVITTSFNTYSPPLSASPENGSPSPPDLLLKLKSIDVPISPAASEKKEYPVDPSLPDIKNSIYSTDEFRMYSFKVRPCSRAYSHDWTECPFVHPGENARRRDPRKYHYSCVPCPDFRKGACRRGDMCEYAHGVFECWLHPAQYRTRLCKDGTNCARRVCFFAHTAEELRPLYVSTGSAVPSPRSSTSSAMDFAAAMSMLPGSPSSMSVMSPSPFTPPMSPSGNGISHSSVAWPQPNIPALHLPGSNLQSSRLRSSLNARDIHMDDFDLLSDYDQQQQLINELSCLSPHTMNSNSLSRSGRMKPLTPSNLDDLFSAESSSPRYADPVFSPTHKSAVFNQFQQQQNMLAPVNTNFSSKNVEHHLLQAASFGVQPSGRMSPRNVEPISPMSSRMSMLAQREKHQQFRSLSFREHGSNSMAAAATGAVNSWSKWESPNGKLDWAHNADEVGKLRRSSSFELGNNGEEPDLSWVQSLVKESPTEIKEKLATSISGVTPAGSSGEGSNMSTQMESVDHAAVLGTWLEQIQLDHLVAQQN; this is encoded by the exons ATGTGCTGTGAGTTGGAGGGGTTAAAGCCTGCACCGTCTCCATCTCTATCTCCGATTTTGACACGCACTTCTCAATTAAGTAACCACACCATGAATCACCTAACTGTCGGCACTGAAGATTCTTTTGCGAGCTTGCTTGAGCTTGCTGCTAATAATGATGTTGAAGGGTTCAAACGATTGATTGAGTATGATCCTTCATCCGTAGATGAGGTTGGATTATGGTACGGCCGTCGTAAGGGATCGAAAAAGATGGTCAATGAGCAAAGGACGCCTTTGATGGTTGCTGCTACCTATGGTAGCATTGATATTATGAAAATGATTATTTCTCTATCTGATGTACACATCAACAGGCCTTGTGGCCTTGACAAGAGCACCGCTCT NNNNNNNNNNNNNNNNNNNNGAGCTGAAAATGCTGTTGTGGCTGTGAAGCTTCTTCTGGCAGCAGGGGCTGATCCGAATGCCGTGGATGCCAACGGGCATCGTCCATTAGATGTTATTGTTTTTCCTCCTAAGCTTGAATTTGTGAAGAACAGTCTTGAAGAGCTTCTTCAAACTGACGATCCTAGTGCTGGCTGTAATCTTAGGGTGATCACAACATCGTTTAATACGTATTCTCCTCCTTTGTCAGCTTCACCCGAGAACGGGTCTCCTTCTCCACCGGATCTCCTGTTGAAGTTAAAGTCAATTGATGTCCCTATTTCTCCTGCTGCATCTGAGAAGAAAGAATATCCTGTTGATCCATCCCTTCCTGACATTAAAAACAGCATATATTCAACTGATGAATTCCGAATGTATTCTTTCAAGGTCCGGCCTTGTTCGCGTGCTTATTCTCATGATTGGACTGAATGCCCTTTTGTTCATCCAGGGGAGAACGCCCGGAGACGGGACCCGCGAAAGTATCACTACAGCTGTGTCCCTTGTCCTGATTTTCGCAAGGGTGCTTGCCGGCGAGGGGATATGTGTGAATATGCTCATGGGGTTTTTGAGTGCTGGCTCCATCCTGCACAATATAGAACCCGTCTCTGCAAGGATGGGACAAATTGTGCCAGAAGAGTTTGCTTCTTTGCCCACACTGCTGAAGAGCTTCGACCATTGTATGTTTCAACTGGTTCTGCCGTTCCCTCACCTCGGTCAAGCACATCTTCTGCCATGGATTTTGCTGCAGCCATGAGCATGTTGCCCGGCTCCCCTTCTTCGATGTCTGTCATGTCTCCGTCACCATTCACTCCACCCATGTCACCTTCTGGCAATGGCATTTCTCACTCTTCTGTTGCTTGGCCCCAGCCAAACATCCCAGCATTGCATCTTCCGGGAAGTAATCTTCAGTCCAGTCGATTGAGATCTTCACTCAATGCTAGAGATATTCATATGGATGATTTTGACTTGTTATCTGATTATGATCAACAGCAACAGCTCATTAACGAGTTGTCTTGTCTCTCTCCACATACTATGAATTCTAACAGTCTTAGCCGCTCTGGTCGAATGAAGCCCTTGACTCCATCAAATCTTGACGATCTTTTTTCTGCTGAGAGTTCTTCTCCTCGATATGCCGATCCTGTTTTTTCTCCAACTCACAAATCAGCTGTCTTTAATCAGTTTCAGCAGCAGCAGAACATGTTGGCACCTGTGAATAcaaatttttcttctaaaaatgtTGAGCATCATTTATTGCAGGCAGCTTCTTTTGGGGTTCAGCCATCAGGAAGAATGTCTCCACGAAATGTGGAACCTATCTCTCCAATGAGCTCTAGGATGTCGATGCTGGCACAACGTGAGAAGCACCAACAATTTCGCAGTCTAAGCTTCCGGGAGCACGGCTCCAACTCTATGGCTGCAGCAGCTACCGGCGCAGTCAATTCTTGGTCAAAATGGGAATCTCCCAACGGTAAGTTGGATTGGGCTCACAATGCAGATGAAGTAGGTAAGCTCCGCAGGTCATCTTCATTTGAGCTCGGAAACAATGGCGAGGAGCCTGATTTATCATGGGTGCAATCGCTTGTCAAAGAATCTCCAACTGAAATTAAAGAGAAATTGGCAACTTCTATCTCAGGTGTTACACCAGCTGGATCCTCTGGTGAGGGATCGAATATGAGCACACAAATGGAGTCTGTTGATCATGCTGCTGTATTGGGAACATGGCTTGAACAGATTCAGCTTGATCATCTTGTGGCTCAGCAAAACTGA
- the LOC101488390 gene encoding putative pentatricopeptide repeat-containing protein At5g52630 codes for MVDPQVEVPLKLLNEQPLYRKICNTLLSLTYSRSLPKGLQLHAHILKLGLQTIPLLSHHLINFYSKTHLPYSSLQIFNDSPHKSPTTWSSLISSFAQNDLPTLSLHFFRLMLRHGLPPDDHIFPSATKSCAILSHFPVAMSLHCFAIKTAYHLDLFVGSSIVDMYAKCAHINYARNVFDEMPHRNVVSWSGLIYGYVQLGEDDEALRLFKRFLVEGNEGVNDFTLSSVLRVCSGSTLLQMGKLIHGLSFKTSFDSSCFVASSLISLYSKCGVVEEAYDVFEEVTVRNLGMWNAMLIACAQHAHTNKTFELFEMMNSVGGVKANFITFLCVLYACSHAGLIEKGKHYFELMKDYGIEPETQHYATMVDLLGRAGKLKDAVKVIEEMPMEPTESVWGALLTGCRIHGNTELASYVADRVSEMGSVSSGLHVLLSNAYAAAGRWEEAAKARKMLRDTGIKKETGLSWVEEGNRVHTFAAGDRSHAKTVEIYDKLEELGEEMAKAGYVADTSFVLKEVDGEEKSRSIRYHSERLAIAFGLITFPHGQPIRVMKNLRVCGDCHTAIKFISKCTGRVIIVRDNNRFHRFEDGKCTCGDYW; via the coding sequence ATGGTCGATCCTCAAGTTGAAGTTCCCCTGAAGTTGTTGAATGAACAACCTTTGTACAGAAAAATCTGCAACACCCTCCTCTCTCTAACCTACTCTCGTTCCCTCCCCAAAGGCCTCCAACTCCACGCTCACATTCTCAAACTAGGCTTACAAACAATCCCTCTTCTCTCCCACCACCTCATCAACTTCTACTCCAAAACTCATCTCCCTTATTCTTCCCTTCAAATCTTCAATGATTCCCCTCACAAATCACCCACCACTTGGAGTTCCCTAATCTCCTCCTTCGCACAAAATGACCTCCCTACCCTCTCCCTCCACTTCTTCCGTCTTATGCTCCGTCATGGCCTCCCCCCTGACGACCATATCTTCCCCAGCGCCACCAAATCATGTGCCATTCTTTCCCACTTCCCCGTTGCAATGTCCCTCCATTGCTTTGCCATCAAAACCGCTTACCATCTTGACCTCTTTGTGGGAAGCTCCATTGTTGATATGTATGCTAAATGTGCTCATATTAATTATGCGCGTAACGTGTTCGATGAAATGCCCCACAGAAATGTTGTTTCTTGGAGTGGGTTGATTTATGGCTATGTTCAATTGGGTGAGGATGATGAAGCTTTGAGGCTTTTTAAACGCTTTCTCGTTGAAGGAAACGAGGGTGTTAATgattttacattgtcaagtGTTTTAAGGGTTTGTAGTGGTTCCACTTTGCTTCAGATGGGGAAGTTAATACATGGGTTGAGTTTTAAGACTAGTTTTGATTCGTCCTGCTTTGTGGCCAGTTCTTTGATTTCTTTGTATTCTAAATGTGGGGTTGTTGAAGAAGCTTATGACGTTTTTGAGGAGGTTACTGTTAGGAACCTTGGCATGTGGAATGCCATGTTGATTGCTTGTGCTCAACATGCACACACGAATAAAACGTTTGAGTTGTTTGAAATGATGAACAGTGTTGGTGGTGTGAAGGCTAATTTCATTACTTTTTTGTGTGTGCTTTATGCATGTAGTCATGCTGGGTTGATAGAGAAGGGTAAGCATTATTTTGAGTTGATGAAGGATTATGGTATTGAACCTGAGACTCAACATTATGCTACCATGGTTGATTTGCTTGGCCGTGCTGGCAAGTTAAAGGATGCTGTTAAGGTGATTGAGGAAATGCCAATGGAACCTACTGAATCTGTTTGGGGAGCTTTGTTAACTGGGTGTAGAATACATGGGAATACTGAATTGGCTTCTTATGTTGCTGATAGGGTTTCTGAGATGGGTTCTGTGAGTTCAGGACTTCATGTTCTGCTTTCTAATGCTTATGCTGCTGCTGGGAGATGGGAGGAAGCGGCGAAAGCGAGGAAGATGTTGAGGGATACAGGAATAAAGAAGGAAACAGGGTTGAGTTGGGTGGAGGAAGGGAATAGAGTTCACACATTTGCGGCTGGGGATAGATCTCATGCGAAGACAGTGGAAATTTATGACAAGTTAGAGGAATTGGGAGAAGAAATGGCTAAAGCAGGATATGTTGCTGATACTTCTTTCGTGTTGAAAGAAGTGGATGGTGAGGAGAAGAGTAGAAGTATAAGGTATCATAGTGAGAGATTAGCTATTGCATTTGGACTTATTACGTTCCCTCACGGACAACCTATAAGAGTGATGAAGAATTTGCGAGTTTGTGGTGATTGTCACACTGCCATCAAGTTTATTAGTAAATGTACAGGAAGAGTCATCATTGTGAGGGACAATAATCGGTTCCATCGATTTGAGGATGGAAAATGTACTTGTGGAGATTATTGGTGA